Proteins co-encoded in one Propionispora hippei DSM 15287 genomic window:
- the dnaB gene encoding replicative DNA helicase: MIDRVPPQNVEAEQSVLGAMLIEREAISKVAEFLRKEDFYREAHRLIFNAMLQLFNKNDAVDLITVTEYLRKEEKLEGAGGISYITSLANAVPTAANVLYHARIIEEKALLRQLINSATEIAGMGYEATEEVATILDEAEKKILGVSNRKVGQDFTPIKSIIFGAIDKIEQLYESKGGITGLATGFKDLDQLTSGLQPSDLILIAARPSMGKTAFVLNIAQHIAIREKQPVAFFSLEMSKEQLVQRMLCAEAPIDSQRVRIGQLEDKDWPKLIKAADRLSSSPVFIDDTPGISVVELRAKARRLKIEHGLKLIIIDYLQLMQGGNSGRSGENRQQEISEISRSLKSLARELNVPVIALSQLSRSVESRQVKKPMLSDLRESGSLEQDADIVSFLYREDYYNPDTEKKNITEVIIAKHRNGPVDTVQLFFHKQFTKFDNLTRMEGPP; this comes from the coding sequence TTGATAGATAGAGTACCACCGCAAAATGTGGAAGCCGAGCAGTCGGTGCTGGGCGCCATGTTGATCGAACGGGAGGCCATCTCCAAAGTGGCCGAGTTTTTGCGCAAAGAAGATTTTTACCGCGAGGCGCACCGGTTGATTTTCAATGCCATGCTGCAGCTCTTTAATAAAAACGACGCCGTAGATTTGATTACCGTAACCGAATATTTACGCAAGGAAGAAAAACTGGAGGGAGCCGGTGGTATCTCCTACATCACTTCGCTGGCCAATGCCGTACCGACAGCGGCCAATGTGCTGTATCACGCCCGGATTATTGAGGAAAAAGCGCTGCTGCGGCAGCTGATAAATTCGGCCACTGAAATTGCCGGCATGGGCTATGAGGCAACCGAGGAAGTGGCGACGATCTTGGACGAGGCCGAGAAGAAAATCCTGGGGGTTTCCAACCGCAAGGTCGGCCAGGATTTTACCCCGATCAAAAGTATTATCTTTGGTGCTATTGACAAGATTGAACAGCTCTATGAATCCAAGGGCGGCATCACCGGGCTGGCCACAGGCTTTAAGGATCTGGATCAACTGACCTCGGGCCTGCAGCCTTCGGACCTGATCCTGATTGCGGCCCGCCCCAGTATGGGGAAAACTGCCTTTGTGCTGAATATCGCCCAGCATATTGCGATCCGGGAAAAACAGCCGGTGGCCTTTTTCAGCCTGGAAATGTCCAAGGAGCAGTTAGTGCAGCGTATGCTCTGCGCCGAGGCTCCCATTGACTCGCAGCGGGTGCGCATCGGCCAGTTGGAGGATAAGGACTGGCCCAAGCTGATCAAGGCGGCAGACCGGCTGTCGTCTTCACCTGTCTTCATTGACGATACGCCGGGCATCAGCGTGGTGGAACTGCGCGCCAAGGCTCGGCGGCTGAAAATTGAACACGGGCTGAAGCTGATCATCATTGACTATCTGCAGCTCATGCAGGGTGGCAACAGCGGTCGCAGCGGCGAGAATCGCCAGCAGGAAATTTCGGAAATTTCCCGCTCGCTGAAATCACTGGCCCGTGAACTCAATGTGCCGGTTATCGCACTCTCGCAGCTTAGCCGCAGCGTCGAGTCCCGTCAGGTGAAAAAACCGATGCTAAGCGACCTGCGGGAATCGGGCTCACTGGAGCAGGATGCCGATATCGTCTCCTTCCTGTACCGGGAAGACTACTATAATCCTGATACGGAGAAGAAAAATATTACCGAAGTCATTATTGCCAAGCACCGTAACGGCCCGGTGGATACGGTCCAGCTCTTTTTCCATAAGCAATTTACTAAATTTGATAATCTGACCCGCATGGAAGGACCACCATAA
- the rplI gene encoding 50S ribosomal protein L9: protein MKVILQQEVKKLGKKGEILEVSEGYARNYLLPQKLAIIANNSTINETKQKKASEERKHQQQVDEATVLAAQISKVEVSIAVKTGEGGKLFGSVTGKDVAEALVAQHGIEVDKRKIELKETIKSLGTYPAIIRIHPEITAKIQVHIRAQ from the coding sequence ATGAAAGTAATCCTACAACAAGAAGTTAAGAAGCTCGGCAAAAAAGGGGAAATTCTTGAAGTATCGGAAGGGTATGCCCGCAACTATTTACTGCCGCAGAAACTGGCTATTATAGCTAACAATAGCACCATTAACGAAACCAAGCAGAAAAAGGCCTCGGAAGAACGCAAGCACCAGCAGCAGGTGGATGAGGCAACGGTGTTGGCGGCGCAAATTTCCAAGGTGGAAGTATCGATTGCCGTAAAAACCGGTGAAGGCGGTAAGCTGTTCGGCTCAGTTACCGGTAAGGATGTGGCCGAAGCGTTAGTTGCCCAGCATGGCATTGAGGTTGACAAACGCAAAATCGAGCTGAAGGAAACCATCAAATCTTTGGGCACTTATCCGGCGATTATCCGGATTCATCCGGAGATCACAGCCAAAATCCAGGTCCATATCCGGGCACAATAG
- the lonC gene encoding Lon family ATP-dependent protease, with amino-acid sequence MKDFFNKFLRTESMEQKTSSDEQLKRQVASLYGLFSGIMGAEKVVLRAGKLDALELMRSESLPERVLALQKVVFEDPTVDKLPLPEEIPDILEEIEDELADLMARRTVEEKLEKKIAEKMEERHQEYVKEIKMQVLKEEQNSVENPQTLKKYAMLEVLEQKGLTKSAMELLRPAALGEIVGQERAIEALRAKLASPYPQHLILYGPPGVGKTTAARLVLEEAKKMKITPFAPDAPFIEVDGTSLRWDSRDMTNPLLGSVHDPIYQGARRDLAETGIPEPKPGLVTDAHAGILFIDEIGEMDPLLQNKLLKVLEDKRVSFESAYYDPTDSNIPKYIKKLFEEGAPADFILIGATTRDTEDINPAIRSRCAEIYFEPLTPKHIEEIIYNAAQKLGVDMDADVPRLISEYTIEGRKAINILSDAYGLALYRADSDPTSLSIAKEDVYRVAQVSRLTPYVTHKAAAVAEVGKVFGLGVAGYLGSVLEIEAVAFPLTEAGKGSIRFNDTAGSMAKDSVFNAAAVVRKITGEDLNNYDIHINIIGGGRIDGPSAGTAITAAIISAITGQAIRQNVAITGEISIQGKVKAVGGVFEKAYGAKQAGITTMIIPKENEQDIPQSHLGLEICPVDTVEEALQILFAEIEQISA; translated from the coding sequence ATGAAAGACTTTTTTAATAAGTTTCTGCGAACCGAGTCAATGGAACAAAAAACATCGTCAGACGAACAATTAAAACGCCAGGTGGCTTCCCTGTACGGCCTTTTTTCCGGCATTATGGGGGCCGAGAAGGTGGTGCTGCGGGCCGGCAAGCTGGACGCGCTGGAATTGATGCGTTCCGAGAGCCTGCCGGAACGGGTGCTGGCCTTGCAAAAAGTCGTATTTGAGGATCCGACGGTGGATAAACTGCCGCTGCCGGAGGAGATTCCGGATATTCTGGAAGAAATTGAGGATGAACTGGCCGATCTGATGGCCCGTCGCACAGTGGAAGAAAAGCTGGAGAAAAAAATTGCGGAAAAGATGGAAGAACGCCATCAGGAATATGTGAAAGAAATCAAGATGCAAGTGCTGAAGGAAGAACAAAACAGCGTGGAAAATCCGCAGACCCTGAAAAAATACGCCATGCTGGAGGTGCTGGAGCAAAAAGGACTGACCAAATCAGCCATGGAATTGCTGCGTCCGGCGGCATTGGGAGAAATCGTGGGTCAGGAACGGGCGATTGAAGCCCTGCGGGCCAAGTTGGCTTCGCCTTATCCGCAGCATCTGATCCTGTACGGACCACCCGGCGTCGGCAAGACTACGGCGGCCCGGCTGGTGTTGGAAGAAGCCAAGAAGATGAAAATTACGCCCTTTGCACCGGATGCGCCGTTTATTGAAGTTGACGGCACCAGCCTGCGCTGGGATTCCCGCGATATGACCAATCCGCTGCTAGGATCGGTCCACGATCCTATTTATCAGGGGGCGCGGCGAGATCTGGCCGAGACCGGTATCCCCGAACCCAAACCGGGGTTGGTAACCGATGCGCACGCCGGGATTTTGTTTATTGATGAAATCGGCGAAATGGACCCTTTATTGCAGAATAAGCTGCTCAAGGTACTGGAGGATAAGAGGGTGTCGTTTGAGTCGGCCTACTATGATCCGACCGATAGCAATATCCCTAAATATATTAAAAAACTGTTTGAGGAAGGGGCACCGGCTGATTTTATTCTTATCGGGGCTACCACCCGTGATACGGAGGATATCAATCCGGCTATTCGCTCCCGCTGTGCCGAAATTTACTTTGAACCACTGACGCCGAAGCACATTGAAGAGATTATCTATAACGCGGCGCAAAAGCTGGGCGTCGATATGGATGCCGACGTGCCGCGTCTGATCAGTGAATATACTATTGAAGGCCGGAAAGCCATCAATATTCTGTCCGATGCTTACGGGCTGGCCTTGTATCGCGCCGACAGCGATCCAACCTCGCTGAGTATTGCCAAGGAGGATGTCTACCGGGTAGCCCAGGTGAGCCGCCTGACGCCTTATGTAACCCACAAGGCCGCGGCAGTCGCTGAGGTGGGTAAGGTATTCGGTCTCGGCGTAGCCGGCTATCTAGGCTCGGTGCTGGAGATCGAGGCGGTGGCCTTCCCGCTGACGGAAGCCGGCAAAGGCAGTATTCGGTTTAACGACACAGCCGGCAGCATGGCTAAGGATTCGGTCTTTAACGCTGCTGCGGTGGTCCGTAAGATTACCGGCGAAGACTTGAACAATTACGACATTCACATCAATATTATCGGCGGCGGCCGGATTGACGGTCCGTCGGCCGGCACAGCCATTACGGCGGCCATCATTTCCGCCATTACTGGACAGGCCATCCGGCAGAATGTAGCCATTACCGGCGAAATTTCTATTCAGGGTAAGGTCAAGGCGGTCGGCGGCGTCTTTGAAAAAGCCTACGGTGCCAAGCAAGCCGGCATTACTACGATGATTATTCCGAAGGAAAACGAGCAGGATATTCCGCAGTCCCATCTAGGACTGGAAATTTGTCCGGTGGATACAGTGGAAGAAGCCTTGCAGATTTTATTTGCTGAGATCGAACAAATCAGCGCCTGA
- a CDS encoding DUF1450 domain-containing protein, which translates to MVRVCPSCSHVDMEKLQDMLQELDLQVECIGECGQHEDQSFGYINDELVIKDSEEEFLDVVRRNL; encoded by the coding sequence ATGGTCAGGGTCTGTCCAAGCTGTTCCCATGTGGATATGGAAAAATTACAGGACATGCTGCAGGAGTTAGATTTACAGGTCGAATGTATCGGTGAATGCGGTCAGCATGAAGACCAGAGCTTTGGGTATATCAATGATGAACTGGTCATCAAAGATAGCGAGGAAGAATTTCTTGACGTGGTGCGCCGCAATCTGTAG
- a CDS encoding ArsR/SmtB family transcription factor, with the protein MKGKLADCGDNLCVEERRLAVIKDSMLDEEIFLDVADTFQVLSEPTRVKIVFVLAEAEELCVHHIATLLNMSPSAVSHQLRLLRNMRLVKTRKEAQHVYYSLSDGHIVQLFRQCLEHIEE; encoded by the coding sequence ATGAAAGGAAAACTGGCAGACTGCGGTGATAATCTGTGCGTGGAAGAGCGGCGGCTAGCCGTGATAAAAGATAGCATGCTGGATGAAGAAATCTTTTTGGATGTGGCCGATACCTTTCAGGTGCTGAGCGAACCAACGCGGGTCAAGATTGTCTTTGTTTTGGCCGAGGCCGAGGAACTCTGTGTGCACCATATTGCCACTCTGCTTAATATGTCGCCGTCGGCCGTATCCCATCAGTTGCGGCTGCTGCGAAATATGCGCCTGGTAAAAACCCGTAAGGAGGCGCAGCACGTATATTATTCCCTGAGCGACGGCCATATTGTGCAACTGTTTCGTCAATGCCTTGAGCATATTGAAGAGTGA
- a CDS encoding heavy metal translocating P-type ATPase — MEKTTILEKPKPQASCGHGHEHTHGGHTKDYIIIAVTALLTGGYWFGLLPSIAGIDAALIAAILCGYPIVSEAIRAIWQRGDTKVGLLVSIAIIASLAIGEYFAAAEVALIMTIGELLEHMTLEKANSALQKLAGLAPLKARLLKDGVEQEIAAEAVQVGDRLLVKPGDKIPVDGLVTAGYASVDQSAITGESIPLERREGDTVFGGTLATSGSIELVATKVGQDTALGHIINMVREAQESKAPIARMIDRWANWFVPLSLTIALLVYLVTGDIVRGVTILIVFCPCAMLLSTPTAVAAAIGAAARRGILIKGGEVLESAGRIDTILFDKTGTITLGKPQVKAVRCFGSRDRAFILGIAAGIEKRSEHHLAKAILQSAAEEDILPVEPDSWRPVIGQGIIAGYEGIGYLLGNKALLTGRDIVLTAEQVAYCDAEQALGGTVVFLVEGDAVAGMLVIEDPIRQEAAEVLSTLYPKQVASLVMLTGDAAAAGHAIGSRLNIPVIHGDLLPGDKVNFIKEYQAAGGKVAMIGDGINDAPALVKADIGIAMGCTGTDIAIEAADIALLSDDLRKIPEAIQVSRRAYKTIGQNIVVANLINIVAIGFAAVGILGPVAAAIVHNAGSILVVLNSARLLRTAETVNVA, encoded by the coding sequence GTGGAGAAGACAACTATATTAGAGAAACCTAAACCGCAGGCAAGCTGCGGTCACGGCCACGAACATACCCATGGCGGCCATACCAAGGATTATATAATTATAGCCGTGACGGCGCTGCTGACCGGCGGTTACTGGTTTGGGCTGCTGCCCAGCATCGCAGGTATAGATGCTGCGTTGATTGCCGCTATCCTTTGCGGTTATCCGATCGTTAGTGAAGCTATCCGGGCCATCTGGCAGCGGGGTGATACCAAGGTGGGGCTGTTGGTCAGCATCGCCATCATTGCTTCGCTTGCTATCGGTGAATATTTTGCCGCCGCCGAAGTAGCGCTGATTATGACGATCGGCGAGCTGCTGGAGCATATGACGTTGGAGAAAGCCAATTCGGCGCTCCAGAAGCTGGCCGGACTGGCGCCGCTTAAGGCGCGCCTGTTAAAAGACGGTGTGGAGCAGGAGATTGCCGCCGAAGCCGTGCAGGTTGGCGACCGGTTGCTGGTTAAACCGGGGGATAAAATTCCCGTTGACGGTCTGGTTACTGCCGGTTATGCCTCGGTGGATCAATCGGCGATCACCGGCGAATCCATTCCATTGGAGCGGCGGGAGGGAGATACAGTTTTCGGCGGTACCCTGGCAACGTCAGGCAGTATCGAACTGGTGGCTACCAAGGTCGGGCAGGATACGGCGCTGGGGCATATTATCAATATGGTCAGGGAAGCCCAGGAAAGTAAGGCGCCGATTGCCCGGATGATTGACCGCTGGGCCAACTGGTTTGTGCCGCTTAGTTTGACGATTGCCTTGCTGGTCTATCTGGTGACAGGCGACATTGTCCGGGGTGTTACCATTCTGATTGTTTTTTGTCCCTGCGCCATGTTGCTCAGTACGCCTACCGCTGTCGCCGCCGCTATTGGCGCGGCTGCCCGGCGGGGGATTTTGATCAAGGGTGGCGAGGTCCTGGAATCGGCCGGACGGATTGATACCATTTTGTTTGACAAAACCGGCACGATTACGCTCGGCAAGCCTCAGGTAAAGGCGGTCCGCTGCTTCGGTAGCCGCGACCGGGCTTTTATATTGGGGATAGCGGCCGGTATTGAAAAACGTTCGGAGCACCATTTGGCCAAGGCCATCCTGCAGTCAGCCGCAGAAGAAGACATTCTGCCGGTCGAGCCGGATAGCTGGCGTCCGGTTATTGGGCAAGGGATTATCGCCGGTTATGAAGGGATTGGCTATCTATTAGGTAATAAGGCTTTGTTAACTGGCCGTGACATCGTACTAACCGCCGAGCAGGTCGCCTATTGCGACGCGGAACAGGCTCTGGGAGGCACGGTGGTTTTCCTGGTGGAAGGCGACGCGGTGGCGGGCATGCTGGTCATTGAAGACCCTATTCGCCAGGAGGCGGCCGAGGTGCTTAGTACCCTGTATCCTAAGCAGGTTGCCAGTCTGGTCATGCTAACAGGCGACGCTGCCGCCGCCGGCCATGCGATTGGCAGCCGCCTGAACATTCCGGTCATTCACGGCGACTTGCTGCCGGGAGATAAAGTGAATTTTATCAAGGAATATCAGGCTGCCGGCGGCAAAGTGGCGATGATTGGCGACGGTATCAACGACGCGCCGGCTCTGGTCAAGGCCGACATTGGGATTGCCATGGGCTGCACCGGCACCGATATTGCCATCGAAGCGGCCGATATTGCGCTCTTGTCGGACGATTTGCGGAAAATACCGGAAGCCATTCAGGTAAGCCGGCGTGCTTATAAAACGATTGGACAAAATATTGTAGTGGCCAATCTGATCAATATAGTCGCTATCGGCTTTGCCGCCGTAGGCATATTGGGGCCGGTGGCTGCCGCCATTGTCCATAATGCCGGTTCCATTCTGGTGGTGCTAAACTCGGCCCGCTTGCTGCGCACGGCTGAAACGGTAAATGTAGCTTAA